AAGGCTTCGTTCCCAATCGTCGTCACGCTGGCGGGCAAGACCAATTGCTTGAGTCCGGAAGAAACAAAGGCAAGGTTGCCGATGGTGGTCAGTGTCTGGTCCGCTGAAAAGTCGGCACTTTGGAGATTCCCCAGATAAGCGAAGGCCGAATCACCAATCGTGGTTAACCCATTAGCGAAAACGACACCGGTTAAGTCACTTGTCATCCCCGTATCCGAAGCAAAGGCGCCCGCGCCAATATTAGTCACCGTATAAGTCTTCCCGTTAACCGTGTAGGTTGGTGGAATGCTCATCACCCCACTGACCTTTTGATTTAACCCGGTAACCGTTGCGGTTCCATCGGTGTTTAGCTGCCAATTAAAGACGCTGCTATCCGTATAAGTCGGTGTAAGACTAGCGGCCGTGGCCACTGCCCTGGTCGTAGCCACCGGCGTACTGGTGCTGGCACTCGCCGGCGCCACACTACTGGTGGCCGCCGATGCTGCTAATGCCGTGGTTGTCGGACCACTGGTAGCGGAACTGACCGTGCCGGTCGCCTGACTGGTGCCGGCGCTTTCTGCAACACTCGCCGCCACTGACGCCGCACTGGAATTGGCTGGTACCGTAGCCGCCACACTCGCTTGAACCGTAGTCTTTTGGGCCGCCGATGCTGCTACACTGGCTACGAAACTGGCTGGCGCCGCACTGGTCACCGCAGAGCTTGCGTTACTGGCCGCCTGATTAAGCTGGGCCGTAGACGACGCCGCACTAACCGTTGTCGTGGCCGCCGAATTGGTCGGCGTTAAGCTAACCGTTTGTGCCGGATTGGCCGCCGATGATGCCTGGCTGGTCGTGGTCGTTTGCGGTTCAGTGGTCGCCGCGTGAGCCGTCATGTTAGTCGTTGCCCCTACGCCTAACGTCGCCACGGTGATGGCCGCAGCCATGAGATACTTACTTTCTTGCGTTTTCTTAGTTACGTGTCGCGTGATTGACATGTTAAATTCCCCCCAAAGCGATAGCTTAAAACCAACTCTGGCTTCTTGCTCACCCCACATATTAACCGATAACCCAACCAATGCAACTATTATCTACAAGCGAAACAACCATAGCCGGTAATTCTTATAATACCGCGATAGTTTTAAATGCTATTTTATTTTATACTATATAATAATTCCCATCACAAGTATTTTCGAACTCGGTTACATCCTTAGCCCATCAACTTCTAACGGTAGCCAATCTAACCAAACAAAAAGCGCCTCACCGACGATCACCGGTGGGGCGTTAATTATAAAAGTTTACTTTAAGACGGCGAAACCACCGTTCCAAGAAATCTGTTCGCTGGCAGCTAACGTCATTTGCAAGAACCCGTAAGCCTCGAGTTCGCGGGCACGCTTCAGTGAACCCGCATCGATAACGGCCACGTCACTGCCCGCTAAGGCGGCGGCTAACGCTTGTTTAGCTTCGGTGGAATCCCCGGCCGTTAAAACCTTAGTCGGTGCCGCGCCACCAACCTGCTTGGCCACTAACGTTCCCGCAAAGGTCGTGTTGAACGCCTTAATGACCTGTGATTCAGGTAATAGTTCCGCCAATTGCGCCGTCGCGGAACTGTCGGCCGGAACCACTAAACCGTCCCAAGTGTCAAAGTCCAACGGGTTCGTGACATCCACAACAACCTTGCCCGCCAACTGGGTGGCATTAGCCTTCGCAATGGCCAACGCTGCCGGGTACGGCACCGCCAAGATCACGATGGTCCCTAACGTCGTTACCGCATCGGCATGGCCCAAGTAGGTCACTTGGTTGCCCCCCTGAGTCATCAACCCACCAATTGCCTGTCCCATGTTACCCTTACCAAAAATCGTAATCTCTGCCATCACGCAATCCCTCCAAAAAAGTGTATTATTTTTAAGTACACTTATAAATTAACCGATTTCTGAAAAATTGTCAATAATTAGCTTTTAAAAAGATTAATTAGGTCCTTCAAGATGACGTTTTGTGAAAAGTGTTATAGAATATAATACACAATTACCTTAAAGGAGCGGAAATCATGGCAAATACCCAACTCAGCGATACCCTCCACGTCCTAACCTACGTGGCCTATTTTGGGGGGCGGAAGATTACCAGTCAGGAAATGGCGAGCAGTCTCGCAACGTCTCCCAGCTTGGTGCGTAAGATCATGGCCAACCTCAAGCAACACGGTCTTTTAGTGCAGACCCACGGGACCACGAATTTGGCGTTAGCCCGCGATCCTCAAGCCATCACGCTGCGGGACGTCTACCGAACCTTGCCCGGTAACCCCGCCCTACTGAACGTGGACCGGCACACCTCCGAGCACTGCCCGGTTGGCGTGGCCATGCCACAAACGTTGACCCACTACTACAGCGAGGTTCAAGCCGCTGCCGAGGCCCAAATGGCCCGCATTTCGTTACAGGACATTCTGAACGACGTTCGCTTGCAAACCACTTAAAAATGTAGCAAAAATCAGGAACCCCCGCATAAAATTAGGGGTTAACCTAGATGCCGCCCCCGAAACGTGTGCCCCAGAGAAACTTATTCCGTTGAACCTCAAAAGTGGTCATTATTCCAACTTCAGGAATAATGACCACTTTAACGTTAATCTTCATAAACTAAACACTTTGATCTCACGCACTAAGCTTGGCGAAAGGTTCGATGACCCAAGAGGACCAAGAGACCCAAAATCAGTTCCGCGCCGCCGGCAAAAATCACCACGCCTAAACTACTATGCCCAATGGCCGTTAACAGTGCCGTGACGCTGGCGGTCGATGTGGTCACCATCAGCGGTAACCCTAACCAGCCTACCAACCCGACGACAATGGCGAGGATGCCACCTAAGGCCAAGCTGGGCCCCAAGCTGCCCAGAAAATGATGAATGCTTAACGCATAGATCAGCGTGACCACCAGCAGCAGTAACGTGGCAACCAATCCATAAAAGTTTAGCTGACGGGCCCGTTGTAACCGCGCGGCCGCCACCTGCATAGCTGACGTATTAAACGCTTGGGTTACTAACTTTTGCGCCTGCTTAGCCACCTGCGCGGTTAGCGTGGAGCTGGCGGAAACGCCCGCCGAACTGGCCTGCGCGCTAATAGCATTAGTCAGTTCCGTGGCATCCACCGTGGTGGTTGCCTGACCGTACAACTGCGTGACACCTTGCGCCAAATACGGCTGGATCACACTAGTCGTAACGGGGTCACCCGTCACGCCTAAATCGTTGAGATCGTTATTCAAGCGGTTAATGACCTTTTCTCCCACCGTTGAGCGGGAGACGACCCCCGCCGTGTACGTGGCGTTAAAGACGGTCAATTTTAACCCTAACGTGACCGTTAACAGCAGCACTAAGAAGGCTCCCCAGCGCGCTAACGCCGGTCGTCGTTGATACGTTGTGGGTTTCGGCTGTTGTTGTGACGGCTCTTCATCCGCAAAATGGTAGCGCGCCATGCGACTATCAGCACTCATCCCAGCCACCTCCATCACAAAATTAATTGTTTTTCATTGTAGCACACTTAGTTGGGTAAAGGATTAAGGCGACCTTAAGTTCACGCAAAAAGCGGCGAAATTTATCCGAATTTCGCCGCCCACAAACCGCTTATTTGGTTGAGCTACGCTTCATTAACCCGTAAGGTAAAATGACGGTGTTTTCCTCAACCGTTTCGTTATTCATTAACTTGGTCAATAAGCGCATCGCCACGGCCCCAATATCATAGAGGGGTTGGGTGATGGAGCTCATCTTTGGCCGCACTAATTCGGTTTATTTCGTGTCGTTACTGGTGATGACCTCAAACTCACCTGGCACGTCAATTTTGGCATCCGTCAGGCCGTTCATGACCCCAGCTGCTAATTCGTCGTCACCGACAAAAGCGGCCGTTGCCCCAGCAGCGGTCAGGGCTGGTTCTAAGGCCTGCCCTGCCTTGTAAGTGTAGTCCGTTTCAAAAACCAACTTGTCATCGTAGGTCAAGCCGGCATCCTTCAACGCCTTCTTGTACCCCTTCAACCGGTAATCGTGGTTGATGGCTTCATCCATTGGTCCCGAAACAAAGGCGATCTTTTGGTTGCCGTGGTCAATCAAGTTCTTGACGGCTTCCGCCACCGCGGCCACGTAATCGATATTCACGCTGGGTTGCGACTTTTCAGCATCCACGGATCCCGCCAAAACGATTGGCGCTTTCGAACGTTTAAATTCTTCACGGAGTTCGGGGGTTACCCGATTACCCATGAAAATAATGCCGTCAACTTGCTTAGCCATTAGGGTGTTTAACACCTGGACCTCTTTGCCACCATTTTCATCGGAATTGGTCAAGATGATGTTGTACTTATACATCATCGCGATATCATCAATCCCGCGGGCTAGGGAAGCAAAATACGCGTTAGTCACGTCGGGGATAATAACCCCTACAGTGGTTGTTTTCTTGCTAGCTAATCCCCGTGCAACGGCGTTTGGACGATAGTCAAGGCGGTCGATGACCTCCAATACTTTCTTCCGCGTAGCTGGTTTAACGTTGGGATTGCCGTTCACCACCCGAGATACGGTAGCCATGGAGACCGCCGCCTCACGTGCCACATCGTAAATTGTTACTGTCTGTTTTTCCATAACGATAGCCCTTTCTTTACTGTTTTGATTTGTTTTCATCCGTTTTCATGCGACTTGAACTAGTATACAAAAAGTTAGTTTCATACGCAAGTTGAAAACGCTTTCATATCAAAGAATACCCTAATTTCATGGAATTTTCAAGCCTAGAGGTCAGCTATGCTATAATGGGGCTAACATTTGAAAGGGTGATGACATGACAAAACTCGAACAGATCCAGCAATGGACTGCTGATCAACACGCGGATCTAACCTACTTAAGTAATCCCAAAACGATTCAATATTTAACCGGCTTTGGGAGCGACCCCATCGAACGGGTCTTAGCTTTAGTGGTCTTCCCCGACCAAGATCCCTTCATCTTCGCACCAGCCTTAGAAGTTGAAGTCATCAAGGAAACGGGTTGGGCCTTCCCAGTCATCGGTTACCTGGATCACGAGAATCCTTGGGCCATGATTGGTGACCAAATCAAACAACGCCACGTTAACCCGGCGCACATCGCGTTGGAAAAAGGCCAACTGCAAGTCGCCCGCATGGAAGCCCTAGGCGCCCAATTCACCGCTCCGGCCTTCGATATCGACATTACCAGCTTCATCGACCACATGCGCCTGATTAAGTCGGCTGACGAAATCAAAAAGCTCGAAATTGCTGGTAAGTGGGACGATTTCGCCTTCGAACACGGGTTTGCGGCCGTCAAGGCGGGCAAGACGGAACAATCCGCCGTGGCCGAACTGCAATACGCTTTAATGAAGGAAGGCATCATGGAAATGTCCTTCGGGAGCCTGGTGCAAGCCGGCGCCCACGCCGCCGAACCGCACGGCGCCACCAACGATACCAAGTTCCAAAACAACGAACTGGTCTTGTTTGACTTAGGAACGGTCTACGACGGCTACATCTCCGACGCTTCCCGGACGGTGGCCCTAGGCACGCCGACCGCCAAGCAAAAGGAAATCTACGACGTCTGCCTCGAAGCACAATTAACGGCCCAAGCCGCCGTGAAACCGGGCATGACCGCCGCCGAACTCGACAAGGTCGCCCGTGACATCATCACCAAGGCCGGCTACGGCGAATACTTCATTCACCGGTTAGGTCACGGGATGGGGATGAGTGATCACGAATTTCCATCCATCATGGTGGGCAACGACCTGGTCTTAGAACCAGGGATGTGCTTCTCCATCGAACCCGGCATCTACATCCCAGGGGTCGCCGGTGTCCGGATTGAAGACTGCGTCCACGTCACGGCCGACGGGAGCTTACCGTTCACCCACACGTCTAAAGAATTAACTTACGTAGGCTAAAATAACCATACAAAAACCGTAGCGCAACGGCTACGGTTTTTTGTGTGGCTATTTTTCTGAAGATTCGGAGTCAGTGGTATCGGTTGGGGCCGCAGGCGTGGGGCCGTCCGTGGGGGTCGCCGTGGTAGAGGCTGGCGCTTCACTGGTTGACTCGGCGGTCATGGTGGGCACGTCATCGCTACTTAACACGATATCGTCATCGGTGGCCGCGGCCGTCTCATCGGTCGCCGTCCGCCAGTCTTCTTCATTCTCATCCGCGGATTTCTCCCCCATGTGTTCACTGAGGTTTTCCTTGAAATCGTCGAGGGCATCGGCGGCGTAGAAGGCGTAATCGATAGCCCGGTCTTTCAAGGCATCACATTGTTCGCGCGCCATATCCTTTAACGCCTCGCGTTTTTCTAAATCTAACGCGTGGTAAGCCGCGTAGGCCGCGCCACCTAAAACTAAGCCTGCTAATAATTTGTGTTTTGCCATTCTGATGACTTCCCTTCCGTGTTAATCGTTCGTCTGGTGCTTACGACTCCGGCTCCGGTATAGGTCAAAGGCCGTCTTACCCACCCGAGCGGCTAATGAGCTCGTGGCAGATTTCTTAGCGGTCTCGCCTACCCGGTCCGTTAATTTACGGGTCGCCGTGTTCAGATCGGACACGCTTTCTCCCAGGTCAGCCGCCGCTTGAAAGACGGGATCAATCTTGGCCACCTTCTGGTTCACGTCCGCCAATAATTCATTGGCGTTGGCCATGATATTTTCCGTCTGATGACTCAACGTATCCACATCACTGGTCATGGTTTTCATTGAACGATTCAACTCGCCCAACGTTTTGTTCAACTTCACTAAGAACATCCCAATGAAGAGCACCAAGATCAACAACGCAATCGCTGCAATCAAGCCTGCTATTTGTCCACCGGTCATGACAACCCCTCCTTGTACTTGGTTACTTACCAATAGAATAGCATTGTCGCGTCGGGCGTGCAATGAAAACCCTACCTTAACGCCGCAATTTCCCCACTAACCGTAGGCGTTTCCCGCAAAATCTGCTAAACTAGAATTTGATTTATTTTCTAAGCCCACCGCCAAAACTTAGCCAAAGGAGGCTCGTCTCTTGACGATCCAAACAGCCGTTACTACGGCGTTAAAATCGAATCAGTGGTTCCAAAACTACCTAAAATCGTTTAACTGGGAGTCCTTTCTCCACCTCATCACCACCCGTTTTTTATCCCTCTTGTCGCTAACGATCCTGTTCTTGGTGATCAACCTGGTCGGTAAAGCAATCCTTAACCGTAGCTTCAAGCGTTACCTCCAGAATAAGGACCAGTCCAGCAACCGGCTCCAGACCATCAGTATGCTAACCATGAACCTCTTTCACTACACCATCCTCTTCTTCTGGATCTACGCCATTCTCTCTACCCTGGGGGTTCCCGTAGGCACTCTGGTTGCCGGGGCCGGAATCTTTAGCCTGGCATTAGGACTAGGGGCCCAAGGGTTTGTTAGCGATCTGGTCACTGGCATTTCAATTCTGATGGAACAACAACTCGACGTGGGCGACGCGGTGAAGATTGGGACCATCGAAGGAACCGTCACCGCGATTGGGCTCCGGACCACTCAGGTCACCAGCGCCGACGGGACGATTAACTTCATCCCCAACCGGAACATCACCATTATCTCCAACCGCTCGCGCAACAATATGCGGGCCTTAGTGAACATTCCGATCGCCACCACCACACCGGTAGAAGAGCTGCGTCCCATCATCGACAAGGTCAATGCCCAGCTGGTGCCCCAACACCCCAGCATCATCGAGGAACCGGCCATTATTGGGATTGTGACCTTGCCCACCGGGGAATTAGTCTACCAAGTCGTCTTGATGACTAAAAATGGCAGCCAATTTAATCTCCAGGCAACCTTCTTAACCGCCTACCTCAAGGCAATTCGGCAGGCCGGGATCCACCTGCCAACCCATAATCTCACTCCCAAGGCTTAAGGTGGCCGGTACCGTCTAATCCAAAAGTGGTCATTATTCCAAGTTCAGGAATAATGACCACTTTTACGTTAAAGCTCACCTACTAATACCTTTGGGATCACTTTCTTACTCAGAATCACCCACGGCCACATCGGCCCGGGGGCTAACCTGATACTGTTTGTTCAGATTATGGGCTAAGTAATTCACGCGTTTTAAGATTTCTCGTCGTGTAATGATGCCCCGAAATGTCATCTCGTCGTCAACTAGCGGGATAAAGGGGTCATCCACCAACAAATTGAGAATGGTTTCCAACTTGGTTTCATCATCGACCCAGTGCCGAATGGGCTGCATCACTTCGGAGACCAGCACCCCACTCAATTGGTCAACGGCCGCACCGGGAACCTGTAACAGGCGGTCCGTCACGGCCGACAACGCCAACATTCCTTGCAAATGATCGTCCGGTGAGAGCACCGGAATGCGGGTGTACCCCACCTTGGAGAGCACCATTAACGCATGTTCCAGATTATTGGTGGCCGTAACGTTGGCCACTTTGTCCGCCGAAATCACATAACTCTTGGGATTTTGACGCAATAACGTGGCAACTGCAGGATCTAGCATACCGTCATCCTTTCTTACTTACGGTCAAACGTAAAGTGTAATTTGGGTACGGGCTGGGCATCGCGGGTGTAATACTGAACCTGCCATTGGTCCGGCGTCACCGTCACCACGGCACAGGTCCCGCCTAGCTGGCGAAACTCACCGCGGGGCTGACTGATGCTCCCGGGATTCAGAAACAAGCCCCCCGCCGTCATCTCCACGGCCAACTGATGGGTGTGCCCGTAGAAGGTCGCCTGAGCCCCTACGGCCTGCGCATGTAAGGCTAACTGGGTCAGATCCCAGTTCACGCCATCGTGATGCCCATGCGTCAGGAGCACCCGACACCCACTCACTTCGGGCGTCAGAACTAGTGGAAAGCGCTCATCGCTGTCCATGTTCCCTCGTACGGCTGCCACGCCATTAAACCAGGGATCATCGGCGGCTAACTCCGAGTCACCGCAATGAAAAGTTGCGTCGACAGCCAGTTGCGCGCTTAACGTTTCTAAGATGGTCCGATCGCCATGATTGTCGCTAATTACTAACCACCGTGCCATGCTTACGCCTCCCACCATGCATCAAATTCCTGCAACATCGCCGCCGTCGCCTTAGCCCGGTGACTCAACTGATTTTTCTTGGCAATGGGCATTTCCGCGAAGGTCTGATGCTCACTGGGCACGTAGAATAGCGGATCATACCCAAAGCCGTCGGTTCCCCGCGGGGCAGTTAGAATCGTCCCGGTGACCTCGCCCGTGGTGATTAGCTCGTGACCATTAGGCTTAACCAAGACCAGTGAGGTATGGAAATGCGCGGTCCGTTGGGTGGCCGGGACCCCTTCCAACTTAGCTAATAATTTTACTTTATTTTTTTCGTCATCGTGATCCCCCGCATACCGCGCCGAGTAAATTCCCGGTTCACCGGCTAGCGCATCAACCATCAATCCAGAATCATCGGCCAATACGGGCAATTGCGTCGCCTGAGCCACCGCCGTTGCCTTTAATTTGGCATTTTCGGTAAAGGTCTTCCCCGTTTCGGGAACGGCCGGTAACTGCGGAAAATCGGCCAATGTTTTGACCGTGATGCCCTTAGGCTCAAAGATGGCTCGAAATTCCCGGGCTTTCCCGGCGTTGGTCGTTGCAATGACTAACGTTTCTTCCATAGTGTTATTCACCCTCCATATCAAGCTGTGTTAACGTCGCTAGAGAAATCGCTTGTGCGTGGACCGGGGCGGTGTCTAACCAAAGATTCGCCGCCCGGTCGAAAGTCGTTACGTCCCCCGTCGTATAATAAGTGGCCTGCGGTTGCGGCTGCCCCGTTGAATTCGCCAGATTCCAATAATCTAACAGCGCCGTGACCATGTTAGCCGTTGCTGTTCCGGGATCGACTAGTTGTACACCGGGCCCCAGGACTCGCTGGATCACCTGCCGCAAGAGCGGAAAGTGCGTACACCCGAGGACCAATGTATCAATCTGGGTTCCCTGTAACGGGGCTAACTTGTCTGCCACCACCCGTTGTGCGTGGGGGGATGTGAGGTCATTGGCTTCAGCGAGCTGAACCAGTTCGGGGCACGCCAGACTCACCACCGTATTACGTGGATCTTGCGCCGTAATGGTTCGCTGGTAGGCCTGACTCTTGACGGTCCCCGCCGTCGCAATCACCCCAATCTGATGGGTTTTGGTGGTCTGAACCGCCGCGCGGGCCCCGGGGGCGATGACACCCACGACCGGGATGGTTAGGCTTTGCTGTAACGCCGGTAGTGCCGCCGCGGTGGCCGTGTTACAGGCCAGTACGAGTAGTTTTATCTGATCATGCCGTTGCAAAAACGTCGCAATTTGGCGCGTAAACGTTAAGACTTCTCGGGGGGACCGGGGACCATAGGGTAATCGTTGCTGGTCACCCAAGTAGACCGTCTTTTCCGTGGGCAGTAACCGCTGAACTTCCTTTAAGATGGTTAAGCCGCCCACTCCCGAATCCATAAAACCAATTGGTGCATTCCGCATAATGCCACGCCTCCTCAAATTTACTTGACCCTATATTATCGCCTTTTTATAAACCGGTTTCAAGCCACCCGTTATCGTCCCCACTGAATCCCTTCGGCCGACCTGATTTTGAGTTGGTTTTAATTGTCACTTAACGATTGCAGCGAATTAGCATCAATGTTAACGGATTTTTAAAACGGATTTACGGTATAATGACAGTATCATTACACGTAGAGAAAATTATTGGACGAAGGAGTCAATCATCGTGAAAAATTTATACCAAACCGTCATGAGCGACGCTGCGGGGGCGCCTTACCTGCCACAACTCATCATTCGGGACGCCCTTATTCCGGAATTATTGGGCGACGATAAGGGGGCCATCGGCTACTGGGCGGGTAAGTCCTTAGCCCGTAAATTCCCGTTGGGGAACCCCAAAGATGCGGCCGTCTTCTTCCAACAAGTGGGCTTTGGCACGTTAACCTTACTGAAGCAAACGGCCGAAATGAGCCGTTGGCAACTCAGTGGCGAACCCGTTAAGCTCCGCAAACAACTGAAGGCCGATAATGATTTCACTTTGGAGGCGGGCTTCTTAGCCGAAATGATGGCGCAACAACTCGGCATCAGTGCCGAGGCCGAATTGGTCGAAACCACCCGTAAATTGCGCAACCAGGCCGTCACGTTTGACGTCTATACGGACCCGAGTGACGTGATTCCTGATTACGACGCACCAACGCCGTTAGCCGTCATTTCCCCCACGACACCGGATACACCAGCTACCGACCAGCCACAATAACCATTAAAAAAAGCGGATTCCGACCAGGGAGTCCGCTTTTTTGCGCTCACCTTAGGCTTCGGTGTATTGCGCTAAAATCTTTTTTAATTGGTCCTTGGAGTGGTAACCCACGATGGAGTCCACCACTTCGCCGTCCTTTTTCACCAATAACGTTGGAATACTCATAATACCAAAGGATTGCGGGGTGTTCGGGTTGGCATCAACGTCCATCTTATTGAACGTCACCTGATCGCCCATCTCTTCGGCTAATTGTTCCACCACTGGTGATTGCATGCGACAAGGACCACACCACGTTGCCCAAAAGTCGGTGAGCGTGACGCCCGTCGCCGTATCTTGTTCGAAGGTCTTGTCCGTTGTTTCTGCTACCATAATGCTGCCTCCTTAAATCCATGATTAATAACCAGTAGCGCGTTAATGTCTACAAACATTAGTCTACCAGAATTGGGTCAAATGACAACTGAATTGCTCACAACCAGTTTTTCGGTGCGGTTACTGCAACCGCACGATGGTTGACCCGTCGCCCCCGGCGTTGGCTGGTGAAAAACCAAAGCTCTTCACACGCTTACTACGTTTCAGATAGTCGGTCACACCCTTACGCAACGCGCCGGTTCCCTTTCCGTGGATGATGGTCACGGACGGGTAGCCCGCCAGCAAGGCCGAATCAATATAGCGGTCGACCTCGGCCATGGCCTCTTCGTACCGGTGTCCCCGTAAGTCCAGGGTCGGTGACATACCATTGGAGCCCGTACGCCGAATCGACGCCCGTGGTTGCTGCTTGGACTTGGCAGGATCGGCGGCCTTCTCGAGGTCGGTCGTGGCGATCTTCATCTTCAAGATCCCCAGTTGAACCTCCCAGTGCTGCTCGTCGAGTTGTTGCATCAGCACCCCGGTCTGCCCATAAGACTTAACCAGGACGCTGTCCCCCTTCTTAAAGGTGTGCTTGGCCTTTTCCCGCCGCAAGACCTTGTTCTTCTTCAAGCCAGTATCTTGCTGCAAGGCGTTCAACGCGCCCTGAGCGGCAATCAGTTCGTCTTCCTTGACGACACTCTTACCAGCGGCCAGTTGTTTCTTGCGGAGGTCACTAATAATTTGATTGGCCCGTTTACGGGATTCGTCCACAATGCGGTTCGCTTCACGTTTAGCGTCCAACATTAACTGATCTTTTTGGTGTTGGTACTGATCGAATTGCGTTTGGAGCTGGTCGTGCAGCTCTGTCGCTTCGGTC
Above is a window of Levilactobacillus zymae DNA encoding:
- the cbpB gene encoding cyclic-di-AMP-binding protein CbpB, giving the protein MLDPAVATLLRQNPKSYVISADKVANVTATNNLEHALMVLSKVGYTRIPVLSPDDHLQGMLALSAVTDRLLQVPGAAVDQLSGVLVSEVMQPIRHWVDDETKLETILNLLVDDPFIPLVDDEMTFRGIITRREILKRVNYLAHNLNKQYQVSPRADVAVGDSE
- a CDS encoding Xaa-Pro peptidase family protein codes for the protein MTKLEQIQQWTADQHADLTYLSNPKTIQYLTGFGSDPIERVLALVVFPDQDPFIFAPALEVEVIKETGWAFPVIGYLDHENPWAMIGDQIKQRHVNPAHIALEKGQLQVARMEALGAQFTAPAFDIDITSFIDHMRLIKSADEIKKLEIAGKWDDFAFEHGFAAVKAGKTEQSAVAELQYALMKEGIMEMSFGSLVQAGAHAAEPHGATNDTKFQNNELVLFDLGTVYDGYISDASRTVALGTPTAKQKEIYDVCLEAQLTAQAAVKPGMTAAELDKVARDIITKAGYGEYFIHRLGHGMGMSDHEFPSIMVGNDLVLEPGMCFSIEPGIYIPGVAGVRIEDCVHVTADGSLPFTHTSKELTYVG
- the racE gene encoding glutamate racemase → MRNAPIGFMDSGVGGLTILKEVQRLLPTEKTVYLGDQQRLPYGPRSPREVLTFTRQIATFLQRHDQIKLLVLACNTATAAALPALQQSLTIPVVGVIAPGARAAVQTTKTHQIGVIATAGTVKSQAYQRTITAQDPRNTVVSLACPELVQLAEANDLTSPHAQRVVADKLAPLQGTQIDTLVLGCTHFPLLRQVIQRVLGPGVQLVDPGTATANMVTALLDYWNLANSTGQPQPQATYYTTGDVTTFDRAANLWLDTAPVHAQAISLATLTQLDMEGE
- a CDS encoding Rrf2 family transcriptional regulator, with protein sequence MANTQLSDTLHVLTYVAYFGGRKITSQEMASSLATSPSLVRKIMANLKQHGLLVQTHGTTNLALARDPQAITLRDVYRTLPGNPALLNVDRHTSEHCPVGVAMPQTLTHYYSEVQAAAEAQMARISLQDILNDVRLQTT
- a CDS encoding XTP/dITP diphosphatase, producing the protein MEETLVIATTNAGKAREFRAIFEPKGITVKTLADFPQLPAVPETGKTFTENAKLKATAVAQATQLPVLADDSGLMVDALAGEPGIYSARYAGDHDDEKNKVKLLAKLEGVPATQRTAHFHTSLVLVKPNGHELITTGEVTGTILTAPRGTDGFGYDPLFYVPSEHQTFAEMPIAKKNQLSHRAKATAAMLQEFDAWWEA
- a CDS encoding diguanylate cyclase, with the translated sequence MAEITIFGKGNMGQAIGGLMTQGGNQVTYLGHADAVTTLGTIVILAVPYPAALAIAKANATQLAGKVVVDVTNPLDFDTWDGLVVPADSSATAQLAELLPESQVIKAFNTTFAGTLVAKQVGGAAPTKVLTAGDSTEAKQALAAALAGSDVAVIDAGSLKRARELEAYGFLQMTLAASEQISWNGGFAVLK
- a CDS encoding metallophosphoesterase, which gives rise to MARWLVISDNHGDRTILETLSAQLAVDATFHCGDSELAADDPWFNGVAAVRGNMDSDERFPLVLTPEVSGCRVLLTHGHHDGVNWDLTQLALHAQAVGAQATFYGHTHQLAVEMTAGGLFLNPGSISQPRGEFRQLGGTCAVVTVTPDQWQVQYYTRDAQPVPKLHFTFDRK
- the trxA gene encoding thioredoxin, with product MVAETTDKTFEQDTATGVTLTDFWATWCGPCRMQSPVVEQLAEEMGDQVTFNKMDVDANPNTPQSFGIMSIPTLLVKKDGEVVDSIVGYHSKDQLKKILAQYTEA
- a CDS encoding YslB family protein; protein product: MKNLYQTVMSDAAGAPYLPQLIIRDALIPELLGDDKGAIGYWAGKSLARKFPLGNPKDAAVFFQQVGFGTLTLLKQTAEMSRWQLSGEPVKLRKQLKADNDFTLEAGFLAEMMAQQLGISAEAELVETTRKLRNQAVTFDVYTDPSDVIPDYDAPTPLAVISPTTPDTPATDQPQ
- a CDS encoding DUF948 domain-containing protein is translated as MTGGQIAGLIAAIALLILVLFIGMFLVKLNKTLGELNRSMKTMTSDVDTLSHQTENIMANANELLADVNQKVAKIDPVFQAAADLGESVSDLNTATRKLTDRVGETAKKSATSSLAARVGKTAFDLYRSRSRKHQTND
- a CDS encoding mechanosensitive ion channel family protein, which translates into the protein MQTAVTTALKSNQWFQNYLKSFNWESFLHLITTRFLSLLSLTILFLVINLVGKAILNRSFKRYLQNKDQSSNRLQTISMLTMNLFHYTILFFWIYAILSTLGVPVGTLVAGAGIFSLALGLGAQGFVSDLVTGISILMEQQLDVGDAVKIGTIEGTVTAIGLRTTQVTSADGTINFIPNRNITIISNRSRNNMRALVNIPIATTTPVEELRPIIDKVNAQLVPQHPSIIEEPAIIGIVTLPTGELVYQVVLMTKNGSQFNLQATFLTAYLKAIRQAGIHLPTHNLTPKA